In Candidatus Contubernalis alkalaceticus, the following proteins share a genomic window:
- the recD2 gene encoding SF1B family DNA helicase RecD2: protein MIEGTLQRITYRNEENDFTVAKLMPLNKNQPVTVVGVLPSLSPGESLKLEGQWVVNPKFGKQFKVENFQSIVPKTLEGIERYLGSGCIKGIGPVTAKNLVACFGQEVLEIIEKHSDRLCQVEGIGEKKVEMITQGFEEQKDMREVIMFLQAFEVTPGLAAKIYRHYGRDTLKCIQENPYRLAEIMGIGFKTADKIALKLGMDPRSSHRIKAAVKFVLWGAASQGHVFLPEEEVFQDIQGLFSQGDVDIPLVAEQIQTLVKEKEVFIQSQPEDNQKLIYLAPFYYAEKGVARRILELTSWQRSLDQPSKMLPIDSGYNLTSKQHSALGKAMEEGVLIITGGPGTGKTTTIKALIDLFEKNNLKVMLSAPTGRAARRMSEASGREAKTIHRLLEYSHQEGEFRFLRNEENPLKTQVLIVDEVSMVDLLLMYHLLKALPMGSKLVLVGDMDQLPSVGAGNVLRSLIGSGVIPVVTLDKIFRQAGESLIIVNAHRINRGEFPVTNEKNKDFYFIQEEDPDKINQVILDLCKYRISKYIKLDPLEDIQVITPMRRTLVGVENLNKLMQKSLNPSNSGKKEIMSGGEAFRLGDKVMQIKNNYQKEVYNGDIGRISAINSEEGELLVTYPDVIGSREVQYNFNELEELVLSYAISVHKSQGSEYPVVILPLITQHFMLLQRNLLYTAITRARKLVVVVGTRKALAIALKNNRVEQRYTLLGERLSAEHEVF from the coding sequence GTGATTGAGGGTACGCTTCAAAGGATTACATATCGGAATGAAGAAAATGATTTCACCGTAGCTAAGTTAATGCCCTTGAACAAAAATCAACCGGTAACGGTAGTGGGTGTTTTACCCTCGTTATCCCCGGGAGAATCTCTAAAGCTTGAGGGACAGTGGGTAGTTAATCCCAAATTTGGAAAACAGTTTAAGGTGGAGAACTTTCAGAGTATAGTACCTAAAACACTGGAGGGGATTGAAAGATACCTGGGTTCCGGGTGTATCAAGGGAATCGGCCCCGTAACTGCCAAAAACCTGGTTGCCTGTTTTGGACAGGAGGTTCTGGAGATAATCGAAAAACATTCGGATCGTTTATGTCAGGTGGAGGGCATCGGTGAAAAGAAGGTGGAGATGATTACCCAGGGTTTTGAAGAGCAGAAGGATATGAGGGAGGTCATAATGTTTCTTCAGGCTTTTGAAGTTACCCCGGGACTGGCGGCAAAGATTTATCGGCATTATGGCAGGGATACCTTGAAGTGTATTCAAGAAAATCCCTATCGGTTGGCTGAGATAATGGGGATTGGCTTTAAAACTGCTGATAAAATTGCCCTTAAGCTGGGAATGGACCCCCGTTCCTCCCACCGCATCAAAGCTGCTGTTAAGTTTGTATTGTGGGGAGCAGCGTCTCAGGGACATGTTTTCCTGCCTGAGGAGGAAGTGTTTCAAGATATTCAAGGTCTGTTTTCCCAGGGAGATGTAGATATTCCTTTAGTGGCAGAACAGATTCAGACCTTGGTGAAAGAAAAAGAGGTATTTATCCAGTCACAACCGGAGGATAATCAGAAGCTAATTTATCTGGCTCCTTTTTATTATGCAGAAAAAGGAGTAGCCAGAAGGATTTTAGAATTGACTTCCTGGCAGCGAAGCCTGGATCAACCAAGTAAAATGCTTCCCATAGACAGCGGATATAACTTAACCTCTAAGCAGCATAGTGCCTTGGGCAAAGCTATGGAGGAAGGGGTCCTAATTATAACCGGAGGTCCGGGAACGGGAAAGACTACAACTATTAAGGCTTTAATAGACCTTTTTGAAAAAAATAATCTTAAGGTAATGCTCTCGGCTCCCACAGGACGTGCTGCTCGTCGCATGTCCGAGGCTTCCGGCAGGGAGGCGAAAACCATACATCGCCTGCTGGAGTATAGTCACCAGGAGGGGGAGTTTCGTTTTTTGAGAAATGAGGAAAATCCACTGAAAACCCAGGTGTTAATAGTGGATGAAGTTTCCATGGTGGACCTCCTTCTTATGTACCACCTGTTAAAGGCTCTACCCATGGGGAGCAAGCTGGTGCTGGTAGGGGATATGGACCAACTACCCTCAGTGGGGGCGGGCAATGTCCTGCGGAGCCTGATTGGTTCTGGAGTTATTCCCGTAGTAACGCTAGATAAAATTTTCAGACAGGCCGGGGAAAGTCTAATTATTGTCAATGCTCACCGTATTAATCGGGGGGAATTTCCGGTTACTAATGAAAAAAATAAAGATTTTTATTTTATACAAGAAGAGGATCCCGATAAAATCAACCAGGTTATTTTGGACTTGTGCAAGTACCGGATTTCTAAATATATAAAATTAGACCCTTTGGAGGACATTCAGGTGATTACCCCTATGCGCAGGACACTGGTGGGGGTAGAAAACTTAAACAAACTTATGCAGAAGTCTTTAAATCCCTCCAATTCGGGGAAAAAAGAAATAATGTCCGGGGGAGAGGCCTTTCGCCTGGGGGATAAAGTCATGCAGATTAAAAACAATTATCAGAAAGAAGTATATAACGGAGATATTGGGAGAATATCTGCAATTAATTCTGAGGAAGGGGAACTGCTGGTTACCTATCCGGACGTAATCGGCTCTAGGGAGGTTCAGTACAACTTTAATGAGTTGGAAGAGCTGGTGCTTTCTTATGCTATTTCAGTACATAAAAGTCAGGGCAGTGAGTATCCGGTCGTTATTCTTCCCCTGATTACTCAGCATTTTATGCTTTTACAGAGAAACCTGTTATATACTGCTATTACCCGGGCCCGGAAATTAGTAGTGGTGGTAGGCACCAGGAAGGCTCTGGCTATTGCCCTGAAGAATAACCGGGTTGAACAGCGATATACGCTATTGGGAGAAAGGCTTAGCGCTGAACATGAGGTTTTTTAA
- a CDS encoding ComF family protein, producing MRFFKSWLDYLYPPRCCLCRKLIGRGEFLCVSCLESISLKPGICPYCAYFYESEGECPECSHRKLYIDGMYALGPYLGNLKRLIQVFKYQEKKELAEFFAPLLIQGIISRVDSGQWRVPCGVVPIPLHITRKEQRGFNQAELLSEKIASHLNLPLMKVLSRVKDTESQARLGRRERISNLQGAFCLVEGEASQLKCLLVVDDIFTSGATINEAAGVLRQGGAKYLYAAVIGR from the coding sequence ATGAGGTTTTTTAAATCCTGGCTGGACTATCTTTATCCTCCCCGCTGCTGCCTCTGCCGAAAGTTGATTGGCAGGGGGGAATTTTTGTGTGTTTCCTGCCTGGAAAGCATTTCTTTGAAACCCGGTATTTGTCCCTATTGCGCTTATTTCTATGAAAGTGAGGGAGAGTGTCCAGAGTGCAGTCATAGAAAACTATACATAGACGGTATGTATGCCCTGGGCCCATACCTTGGGAACTTAAAGAGGTTAATTCAGGTTTTTAAATATCAGGAGAAAAAAGAGTTGGCTGAGTTCTTTGCCCCATTACTGATTCAGGGGATTATCTCCCGGGTTGATTCAGGTCAATGGAGGGTTCCCTGTGGAGTAGTTCCCATCCCCCTGCATATCACTCGAAAGGAGCAGCGGGGGTTTAATCAAGCGGAACTATTGTCAGAAAAGATTGCCTCTCATTTGAACCTTCCCCTTATGAAGGTCTTGTCTAGAGTAAAGGACACGGAAAGTCAGGCCCGGTTGGGTAGAAGGGAGCGGATATCTAATTTGCAGGGGGCTTTTTGTCTGGTAGAGGGAGAAGCCTCTCAGTTAAAATGTCTGCTGGTGGTAGACGATATTTTTACCTCGGGGGCTACCATAAATGAGGCTGCCGGGGTTTTAAGGCAGGGAGGAGCGAAGTATCTGTATGCAGCTGTGATTGGAAGGTAA
- the hpf gene encoding ribosome hibernation-promoting factor, HPF/YfiA family produces the protein MKINLRGKNIEVTDALGQYVEKRIGKLDKFFDTETEAQVCLSVTRENNIIEVTIMLNGMILRGEESTPDMYASIDQVVEKLEKQVEKYKTKMNRNLRQKSVKRMIKADPEESVLLEDEPKVVRVKRFAMKPMTVEEAILQMNLLDHDFFLFFDADVEAVSVIYRRKDGDYGLIEPEIS, from the coding sequence GTGAAAATAAATTTACGCGGAAAGAATATTGAAGTCACTGACGCTTTAGGACAATATGTGGAGAAACGAATCGGTAAACTAGATAAGTTTTTTGATACCGAAACCGAAGCGCAGGTGTGCCTCAGCGTAACCAGGGAAAATAATATTATTGAAGTGACCATTATGCTAAATGGTATGATTTTAAGGGGGGAAGAATCTACCCCGGACATGTATGCTTCTATTGATCAGGTAGTGGAAAAATTAGAAAAACAAGTGGAAAAGTACAAAACCAAGATGAACCGTAATTTACGACAGAAATCCGTAAAGAGAATGATTAAAGCTGATCCTGAAGAAAGTGTATTATTGGAAGATGAGCCTAAGGTGGTAAGGGTGAAGCGTTTTGCCATGAAGCCTATGACAGTGGAAGAGGCCATCCTGCAGATGAATTTATTGGATCATGATTTCTTTTTATTTTTTGATGCGGACGTGGAGGCGGTAAGCGTGATTTATCGCCGCAAAGATGGTGATTATGGATTAATTGAACCGGAAATATCTTGA
- a CDS encoding HD-GYP domain-containing protein, with protein MSFREQPFILKIYIIAVIVSGVAFLYFFQPEWSPSIVVGFLFFAALNIASEHLAVQLPKGESFVSVSLAFTLAAILIFGLEVAAWVAFFGICTYKDIISFKNYYYRTLFNGSQVALAAGVAGIAYGYLGGVPGVLNFPGDILPVIVACIVYFLINAGAIIVVMSISQGVSMWGMWLVNFRWAIPNYVALAPLGIVISVVYLQIGIAGVLLLLIPLLLARYTFLQYMDMRLTYLSTIKALTKAIDAKDHYTHGHSERVAKYSVAIGRAMKLPDDYLEKLEYVALLHDVGKVGVSESILNKPDRLLAEELVAIQEHPAIGAEIIKEVRLISDLVDVIHFHHERIDGGGYPLGKKGDEIPMGARIVGVADSFDAMTTERVYRKALTKEEALKELQRCAGAQFDSQVVEVFVGLMERGGLE; from the coding sequence ATGTCATTTCGGGAGCAACCTTTTATTCTTAAAATTTATATAATTGCTGTAATAGTTTCTGGAGTTGCTTTTTTATATTTTTTTCAGCCGGAATGGAGCCCGTCGATTGTTGTAGGTTTTCTTTTTTTTGCTGCTCTAAATATTGCCTCTGAACATTTGGCAGTGCAATTACCTAAAGGAGAGAGTTTTGTATCTGTAAGTTTGGCATTTACCTTAGCAGCTATTTTAATATTTGGCCTAGAAGTCGCTGCCTGGGTTGCCTTTTTTGGGATTTGCACCTATAAAGATATTATATCTTTTAAAAATTATTATTATCGTACGTTGTTTAATGGTTCACAGGTAGCTCTGGCTGCTGGGGTGGCTGGAATTGCCTATGGTTATTTAGGAGGAGTGCCCGGGGTGTTAAATTTTCCTGGGGATATTTTACCTGTAATAGTTGCTTGTATTGTTTATTTTCTCATAAATGCTGGAGCTATTATTGTGGTTATGTCCATTTCTCAAGGAGTTTCCATGTGGGGTATGTGGTTAGTGAACTTCCGATGGGCGATTCCAAATTACGTTGCCTTGGCGCCTTTAGGCATAGTTATTTCCGTAGTATATTTACAAATTGGCATCGCTGGTGTGCTTCTTTTATTAATCCCCCTGCTTTTGGCCCGCTACACCTTTCTGCAGTATATGGATATGAGGCTGACCTACCTGAGCACCATAAAGGCTCTTACCAAGGCCATAGATGCCAAGGATCATTACACCCACGGACACTCGGAAAGGGTGGCAAAATATTCAGTGGCTATCGGCAGGGCTATGAAGCTTCCGGATGATTATCTGGAAAAGCTGGAGTATGTGGCTTTGCTTCATGATGTGGGAAAGGTGGGAGTCAGTGAATCTATTTTGAACAAACCGGACCGTCTGCTGGCGGAGGAACTGGTGGCCATTCAAGAACACCCTGCTATCGGGGCCGAAATTATTAAAGAGGTGCGATTAATTTCAGATTTGGTGGATGTGATCCATTTTCATCATGAACGGATTGATGGAGGTGGATACCCTCTAGGTAAGAAGGGGGATGAAATTCCAATGGGGGCAAGGATTGTAGGGGTAGCTGATTCCTTCGATGCTATGACCACGGAAAGAGTATACCGGAAGGCTTTAACTAAAGAAGAGGCCCTGAAGGAACTGCAGCGCTGTGCCGGAGCCCAGTTTGACTCCCAGGTGGTAGAAGTTTTCGTGGGGCTTATGGAAAGGGGAGGGCTGGAATAA
- a CDS encoding DUF5317 domain-containing protein: MILEGVILALVMGWLRGGRLKNLLNLNLKGLNLVILAMAMRYATIFLSRSIDFFFINGGIIQIAAYGVLFLGIWQSWQYIEFKAIGVGSFANFLAIAANGGKMPVSSSALNSAGLTLTETGTHILMNEGTKFAWLSDVIPLPPPYPLTMVISLGDIVILLGVMLLVQNAMQEDSGLVFKNN; encoded by the coding sequence ATGATTCTGGAAGGGGTTATCCTGGCACTAGTAATGGGCTGGCTCAGGGGCGGCAGACTTAAGAATCTTTTGAATCTGAATCTAAAGGGGTTGAACCTGGTAATATTGGCCATGGCCATGCGTTATGCAACCATTTTTTTGTCTAGAAGCATAGACTTTTTTTTCATAAATGGCGGGATTATTCAGATAGCAGCCTATGGAGTGCTTTTTTTAGGTATATGGCAGAGCTGGCAGTATATTGAATTTAAAGCTATAGGTGTGGGTTCTTTTGCCAACTTTTTGGCTATCGCTGCCAACGGGGGGAAAATGCCGGTTTCTTCTTCGGCGCTGAACTCTGCAGGATTGACACTGACCGAAACCGGGACTCACATATTGATGAATGAAGGCACAAAGTTTGCCTGGCTCTCGGATGTAATACCTCTGCCGCCTCCTTATCCTTTAACCATGGTGATAAGCCTTGGGGATATCGTGATTTTGCTGGGGGTAATGCTCTTGGTTCAAAATGCTATGCAGGAGGACAGCGGTCTTGTTTTTAAAAACAATTAA
- the secA gene encoding preprotein translocase subunit SecA, with product MLNFISKLLGNSNEGQIKKLRKTVDQVNSFEPEISLLSDSQLKDKTKIFKERLQGGATLEDLLPEAFAVAREAAKRTLGMRPFDVQVLGGIVLHQGRIAEMKTGEGKTLVATLPAYLNALTGKGVHIVTVNDYLAQRDSEWMGRIYDFLGLKVGLIVHGLTPAQRRESYAADIIYGTNNEFGFDFLRDNMAVTYENLVQRELNYAIVDEVDSILVDEARTPLIISGPSQQSTDMYQKFSKFVPRLKKDEDYTVDEKAHTVILTEEGVAHAEQILGVENLYDDVHMELSHYLNQALKAHALMKRDRDYIVKDGEVIIIDEFRGRPMYGRRYSNGLHQAIEAKERVKVAKESQTLATITFQNYFRMYDKLAGMTGTAATEEEEFTKIYGLDVVIIPTNMPMIREDLPDVIYKTQEYKYKAVVEEIQRRHNLGQPCLVGTIHIEKSEKLSDMLKKKGVPHKVLNAKHHEQEAEIITRAGEKGAVTISTNMAGRGTDIVLEEGVTALGGLHVLGTERHESRRIDNQLRGRSGRQGDPGSSQFFISLEDDLMRIFGSDNVKGIMDKLGMEEDMPIEHSMISKAIESAQKRVEGRNFDIRRHVLEYDEVMNQQRELIYSQRRKILEGKNLQDSILEMVESIIEACLDLYTNEKVYPEEWDMKGLLDYANNIFDPLTPLTEEDLADLDREEIRELLQQRTYKAYQKREEELGSEMMRDLERVILLRMVDSKWMQHIDAMDDLKQGIGLRAYGQRNPLIEYKFESYEMFDNMIKSLQEDVVRLLFRVQVVSNMENKPPEITQEISSGNASGSERKKKEPVKAEKIGRNQPCPCGSGKKYKKCCGS from the coding sequence TTGCTAAATTTTATTAGTAAGCTTTTGGGAAACAGTAACGAGGGACAGATAAAGAAATTAAGGAAAACAGTGGATCAAGTGAATTCTTTTGAACCGGAGATTTCTCTGCTTTCTGATTCACAGCTCAAAGATAAGACCAAGATATTCAAGGAGCGGCTGCAGGGGGGAGCAACCCTGGAGGACCTGCTTCCAGAGGCTTTTGCTGTGGCCAGGGAGGCCGCCAAAAGAACCTTGGGAATGAGGCCTTTTGATGTTCAGGTCCTGGGGGGCATTGTGCTGCACCAGGGCAGGATTGCAGAAATGAAAACCGGGGAAGGAAAGACACTGGTTGCAACTCTACCCGCTTATTTAAACGCCTTAACGGGTAAGGGAGTGCACATCGTTACAGTAAATGATTACCTGGCTCAAAGGGATAGTGAATGGATGGGCAGGATTTATGATTTTTTGGGACTTAAGGTGGGACTGATCGTCCATGGGCTTACCCCTGCTCAACGCAGGGAATCTTACGCTGCAGATATTATCTACGGCACCAACAATGAGTTCGGTTTTGACTTTCTGCGGGACAATATGGCTGTTACCTACGAGAATCTGGTTCAGCGGGAACTGAACTATGCCATTGTGGATGAGGTGGACAGTATCTTAGTGGACGAGGCCAGAACGCCCCTGATTATCTCCGGGCCATCTCAACAGTCTACGGACATGTATCAAAAGTTTTCAAAATTTGTTCCCCGGCTAAAAAAGGATGAAGATTACACGGTGGATGAAAAGGCCCATACAGTTATCCTCACTGAGGAGGGGGTTGCCCATGCGGAACAAATTTTAGGAGTGGAGAACTTATATGATGATGTTCATATGGAGCTTTCCCATTATTTGAACCAGGCATTGAAAGCCCATGCCTTGATGAAGAGGGACAGGGATTATATTGTAAAAGATGGGGAAGTTATTATCATAGATGAGTTTCGTGGGCGGCCCATGTATGGGCGGCGCTACAGCAACGGGCTTCATCAGGCTATTGAAGCTAAAGAGCGGGTTAAGGTGGCTAAGGAAAGTCAGACCCTGGCTACCATTACGTTTCAGAACTATTTTCGAATGTATGATAAGCTGGCGGGGATGACCGGGACAGCGGCTACAGAGGAGGAGGAATTCACTAAGATTTATGGTTTGGATGTGGTGATTATCCCCACCAATATGCCCATGATCAGAGAAGATCTTCCAGACGTTATATACAAGACACAAGAATACAAATACAAGGCGGTGGTGGAGGAGATACAGCGCCGTCATAATTTAGGCCAACCTTGTTTGGTGGGAACCATTCATATTGAGAAATCGGAAAAACTCAGTGATATGCTGAAAAAAAAGGGGGTTCCCCACAAGGTCCTCAACGCCAAGCATCATGAACAGGAGGCAGAAATTATCACACGGGCAGGAGAGAAAGGGGCAGTTACTATCTCTACCAATATGGCCGGAAGGGGAACGGACATTGTTTTGGAGGAAGGAGTTACTGCCCTGGGGGGCCTCCATGTATTGGGTACGGAAAGGCACGAGAGCCGGCGAATTGACAACCAGCTTCGAGGCCGTTCCGGGCGCCAGGGGGATCCGGGATCCTCACAGTTTTTCATTTCCCTGGAGGATGACCTGATGAGGATTTTTGGGTCGGATAATGTTAAGGGCATTATGGATAAGCTGGGGATGGAAGAGGATATGCCCATTGAACACTCCATGATTAGCAAAGCCATTGAATCAGCCCAAAAAAGGGTAGAGGGTAGAAACTTCGATATTCGGCGCCATGTTCTAGAATATGATGAAGTTATGAACCAGCAGCGGGAATTAATTTATTCGCAACGGCGCAAAATACTGGAAGGGAAAAATCTCCAGGACAGCATCTTGGAAATGGTGGAATCCATTATAGAGGCTTGCTTGGATCTGTATACCAATGAAAAGGTTTATCCGGAGGAGTGGGATATGAAAGGGTTGTTAGACTATGCCAACAACATTTTTGATCCCTTAACTCCCCTGACAGAAGAAGACCTGGCAGACCTTGACCGGGAGGAAATCCGTGAACTGCTGCAGCAGAGAACATATAAGGCTTATCAGAAGAGAGAAGAAGAACTGGGTTCGGAAATGATGAGAGACCTGGAGAGGGTTATTCTCCTGCGCATGGTGGACAGCAAGTGGATGCAGCATATTGATGCCATGGATGATTTAAAGCAGGGAATCGGCCTTAGGGCTTATGGACAGAGAAACCCTTTAATTGAATATAAATTTGAAAGTTATGAGATGTTTGATAACATGATTAAAAGTCTGCAGGAGGATGTGGTCCGACTGCTGTTCCGGGTTCAGGTAGTTTCCAACATGGAGAATAAACCGCCAGAGATAACCCAGGAGATTTCCTCTGGAAATGCTTCTGGTTCGGAACGTAAAAAGAAAGAGCCGGTCAAGGCAGAAAAAATCGGAAGGAATCAGCCCTGTCCCTGCGGTAGCGGGAAAAAATATAAAAAGTGCTGCGGCAGCTAA
- the prfB gene encoding peptide chain release factor 2 (programmed frameshift), which produces MRASLDLINKEQKISKIEDKMSLPGFWDNNEKAQQVIDELNTLKFSVDRVKTLENILEEVEVMMILREEEDDQSLEEDITKILLQAEEKLDSLFLSMLLNQKYDDHNAILALHPGAGGTESQDWVEMLFRMYTRWSEKKGYRVEILDMLMGDEAGLKSVTFSVTGKDVYGYLKSEKGVHRLVRISPFDSSGRRHTSFASVDVMPEVKEESGEVEINQEDLRIETFRAKGAGGQHVNKTDSAVRITHIPTGIVAQCQNERSQHFNREQAMKILRAKLASLYQNEREQQLEEIRGEQKEISWGSQIRSYTFNPYCLVKDHRTNAELGNVQAVMDGEIDFFIDHYLRQKASDRESVK; this is translated from the exons ATGAGGGCTTCTCTT GACCTGATCAATAAAGAGCAAAAAATAAGTAAGATAGAAGACAAAATGTCTTTACCGGGATTCTGGGACAACAATGAAAAGGCTCAGCAGGTTATAGATGAATTAAACACTTTAAAATTTTCTGTGGACCGGGTAAAAACTCTGGAGAATATTTTGGAAGAGGTAGAGGTAATGATGATTCTCCGGGAAGAGGAAGATGACCAATCTTTGGAGGAGGATATTACAAAGATTTTGCTCCAGGCTGAGGAGAAGTTGGATTCCTTATTTCTTTCCATGCTGTTAAATCAGAAATATGATGACCATAATGCCATCTTAGCCCTTCATCCTGGGGCTGGAGGTACTGAATCCCAGGATTGGGTGGAAATGCTTTTTCGTATGTATACCCGCTGGTCTGAAAAAAAAGGTTATCGGGTAGAGATTTTAGATATGCTTATGGGAGATGAAGCAGGGCTAAAAAGCGTTACTTTTTCTGTGACCGGCAAAGATGTATACGGTTATTTAAAGTCAGAAAAGGGAGTGCACCGCCTGGTGCGGATATCTCCTTTTGACAGCTCCGGCCGCAGACATACATCTTTTGCATCGGTAGATGTTATGCCGGAGGTAAAAGAAGAAAGCGGCGAGGTTGAGATTAATCAGGAGGATTTACGGATAGAAACCTTTCGGGCCAAAGGTGCCGGTGGTCAGCATGTTAATAAAACTGATTCGGCGGTGCGCATTACTCATATTCCAACAGGTATTGTGGCCCAGTGCCAGAACGAACGTTCACAGCATTTTAACAGAGAACAGGCCATGAAAATCCTGAGAGCTAAGCTGGCTTCCCTCTATCAAAATGAACGGGAGCAGCAGCTGGAGGAAATTCGAGGAGAGCAGAAGGAGATTTCCTGGGGCAGCCAAATCCGTTCCTATACATTTAACCCCTATTGTCTAGTAAAAGATCATAGAACCAACGCTGAACTAGGGAATGTGCAGGCGGTAATGGACGGGGAAATTGATTTTTTTATCGACCATTATTTAAGACAGAAGGCATCGGACAGAGAATCCGTAAAATAG
- a CDS encoding YitT family protein, with translation MEKAKKILQVILKALWPIMGALIGSLIMTLGLNMFLIPNIIASGGVSGLGIIIFHAFNIPVGLTILFSNVPLFIAAWKYLGMKFVIRSLAGSLFLPVLVEALSFLPVLTTDLLLASIYGGILLGIGLGIVFRVGGSTGGTALAAQLLNYSIGLSTGQSLLGIDFVIIALAGLVFSAELAMYALISLFVTSKVIDLVQEGLGFAKACYIISESGPEIGQAIQTELDRGYTILKGQGGFTGQEKEILLCVVSQAEVTSLKKIVWHIDPGSFVIVSNVHEVLGEGFQRY, from the coding sequence GTGGAAAAAGCAAAAAAAATTCTTCAGGTGATTTTAAAAGCGTTATGGCCGATAATGGGAGCCCTGATTGGGTCTCTTATTATGACCCTTGGGTTGAACATGTTCTTGATTCCTAACATAATTGCTTCCGGGGGGGTCAGCGGATTAGGTATTATTATTTTTCATGCCTTTAATATCCCTGTAGGCTTGACTATACTTTTTTCCAATGTACCGCTTTTTATTGCTGCCTGGAAGTACTTAGGCATGAAGTTTGTAATCAGAAGCCTTGCGGGTTCCTTGTTTTTACCTGTTTTGGTGGAGGCTTTAAGTTTTCTCCCGGTTTTAACGACAGATCTTCTGTTGGCCTCTATTTATGGTGGAATCCTTTTGGGTATAGGCTTAGGGATTGTTTTCAGAGTTGGGGGTTCTACAGGAGGGACAGCTCTGGCTGCACAGCTTTTAAATTATTCAATTGGTTTATCAACTGGTCAAAGCCTTTTGGGTATCGACTTTGTTATTATTGCTCTGGCCGGGCTGGTATTTAGTGCAGAGTTGGCAATGTACGCTCTTATTTCCCTGTTTGTGACCAGCAAAGTAATCGACCTGGTTCAGGAGGGCCTGGGTTTTGCCAAGGCCTGCTATATTATTTCTGAAAGTGGTCCGGAGATTGGCCAGGCTATTCAAACAGAATTGGACCGGGGATATACAATTTTAAAAGGGCAGGGGGGCTTTACTGGCCAGGAAAAGGAGATCCTGCTCTGTGTGGTTTCCCAGGCGGAGGTTACCAGTTTAAAAAAGATTGTTTGGCATATAGATCCCGGTTCCTTTGTCATTGTTAGTAATGTTCACGAAGTGCTGGGGGAGGGTTTTCAGCGGTATTGA